A single window of Martelella sp. NC20 DNA harbors:
- a CDS encoding LysR family transcriptional regulator, translating into MKAPAAFLPASMRRAVIRSFSNPKGVGQMDDRRLLLFDLNLIKVFIAVYEAENLTGAAQRLGLTQPAVSHALRRLRDTFDDRLFLRSGYEMHPTPAATALYGPFQQVMRILRDSMDASLTFDPATSTRRFRLAMTDTGEFVTLPRLLNALQAVAPGVNIQTVRVPTDALETALRVGKVDAAIGYCPLLEDTACRGAFLLKDHLICLVRNGHPVLEKDWTSESFSKLSFIDVSREATGYRMARARIEDLGIHYNIAARLEHFTILPEIVRRTDYAAVFPRSVFNLMHHHDDLKLCELPFDMPDYEIKFWTHEMFSADPGLKWLNGVLQNVFEPQEEGCHANQS; encoded by the coding sequence TTGAAAGCGCCGGCCGCGTTCTTGCCGGCCTCGATGCGCCGCGCGGTTATCCGTAGCTTCTCCAATCCAAAAGGTGTCGGGCAAATGGATGACAGGCGTTTGCTGCTGTTCGATCTCAATCTCATCAAGGTGTTTATCGCCGTGTACGAGGCGGAGAACCTGACTGGCGCCGCCCAGCGTCTCGGGCTCACGCAGCCGGCCGTCAGCCATGCCTTGCGGCGTCTGCGCGACACGTTCGATGACAGGCTGTTCCTGCGGTCGGGCTACGAAATGCATCCGACACCGGCGGCAACCGCGCTTTACGGGCCGTTTCAGCAGGTGATGCGCATTTTACGCGATTCCATGGACGCTTCCCTGACCTTCGATCCGGCGACGTCCACGCGTAGGTTTCGGCTCGCCATGACGGACACAGGCGAATTCGTGACCCTGCCGCGTCTTTTGAACGCGCTTCAGGCCGTGGCGCCGGGGGTCAATATCCAGACGGTCCGCGTGCCGACCGATGCGCTGGAAACGGCTCTGCGCGTCGGCAAGGTGGATGCGGCGATCGGCTATTGCCCGCTGTTGGAAGATACCGCCTGCCGCGGTGCTTTTCTCTTGAAAGACCATTTGATCTGTCTTGTCCGCAACGGTCATCCGGTCCTGGAAAAGGACTGGACCAGCGAAAGCTTTTCCAAGCTGTCGTTCATCGATGTCAGCAGGGAGGCGACGGGCTATCGCATGGCCCGGGCACGGATCGAGGATCTGGGCATTCACTATAACATCGCTGCGCGACTTGAGCATTTCACCATTCTTCCGGAGATCGTCCGGCGCACTGATTACGCGGCAGTCTTCCCGCGCTCGGTCTTCAACTTGATGCATCACCATGACGATTTGAAACTGTGCGAATTGCCGTTCGACATGCCGGACTATGAAATCAAGTTCTGGACTCACGAGATGTTCAGCGCTGATCCGGGCCTGAAGTGGTTGAACGGGGTGCTTCAGAACGTATTCGAACCTCAAGAAGAAGGTTGTCATGCAAACCAATCCTGA
- a CDS encoding IS5 family transposase, whose translation MAAIEWITVCHGPSVAHRIPHSVKLTMPFKRFCRDGTWRRIHDALYCRTRQLEGREEQPSFAIIDSQSVKTGPDARRDTGYDAGKKIKGRKRHILVDTLGMLLKAEVHSAGIQDRDGAALVFDKLANRFPFIEKICGDGGYQGPKVEQASPRPMGIVKRNQIGFEVLPKRWIVERTLAWLGINRRLAKDFERFSATSRAFIQTAMITLMTRRLARYPLS comes from the coding sequence ATGGCGGCGATAGAGTGGATCACGGTCTGTCATGGCCCATCAGTCGCACATCGAATTCCACATTCCGTTAAGTTGACGATGCCTTTCAAACGGTTCTGCCGAGACGGGACGTGGCGGCGCATTCATGACGCGCTCTACTGCCGGACGCGGCAACTGGAAGGCCGCGAAGAACAGCCATCGTTTGCCATCATTGATAGCCAGTCAGTGAAGACCGGGCCGGATGCCCGCCGCGATACCGGTTATGATGCGGGCAAGAAGATCAAGGGCCGCAAGCGGCACATTCTGGTCGACACGCTAGGCATGCTGCTCAAGGCGGAAGTCCACTCGGCGGGCATTCAGGATCGCGACGGAGCAGCTCTTGTTTTCGACAAACTCGCCAACCGCTTTCCCTTCATCGAGAAAATCTGCGGCGACGGCGGCTATCAGGGCCCCAAGGTCGAACAGGCAAGCCCGCGACCCATGGGGATCGTCAAGCGCAATCAGATTGGATTTGAGGTGTTGCCGAAGCGCTGGATCGTTGAGCGCACTCTGGCATGGCTTGGAATAAACCGCCGCCTGGCAAAGGATTTCGAGCGGTTCTCAGCAACGAGCCGCGCCTTCATCCAGACCGCAATGATCACGCTCATGACAAGAAGGCTCGCCCGATATCCGCTTTCTTGA
- a CDS encoding indolepyruvate oxidoreductase subunit beta family protein, which yields MRDDTVKLSLAPAGEATERPISIAIVAMGGQGGGVLTGWIVDLAESQGWIGQSTSVPGVAQRTGATIYYVEMMKARENGRHPILAQMPTPGDVDVVIASEFMEAGRSILRGLVTPDRTTLIASSHRALAVTEKMPPGMGVANSNTVDEAVGVTARQKIIFDMDELAVRNGSVISASMFGSLAASGALPFAREAYHAVIRKGGKGVEASIRAFDAAYDRTLKGPDPTEESTDDGKPAPVPAKLASRKADRLLQRLRAELPEAAHTMAFAGLQKVVAFQDVAYGDEYLDLLAGLHATDRQAGGDGHDWLFTNEAAKYLANAMAYDDLMRVADLKTRKARKARIASELRVKDNQILKTTEFMHPRMEEVSSALPAGFARWLRSRKGFYAWLDRRVDKGRHVNTYSLRWFLALYFVARWKRMRRVSLRHATEVAHRDEWLENAKRGLTAHYDLGVEMLRFRRLIKGYSDTHVRGHAKFDKVMNTTLRLLNRDDAAQWARLLLLSAVKDPEQKSLNETIQTIETHL from the coding sequence ATGAGAGACGATACTGTAAAACTGAGCCTTGCTCCCGCGGGCGAGGCCACGGAACGCCCTATCTCCATTGCCATCGTGGCAATGGGCGGCCAGGGCGGCGGCGTGCTGACGGGCTGGATCGTCGATCTGGCGGAAAGCCAGGGCTGGATCGGCCAGTCCACATCGGTGCCAGGCGTCGCCCAGCGGACCGGCGCGACGATCTACTATGTCGAGATGATGAAGGCGCGTGAAAACGGCCGTCATCCGATCCTGGCGCAGATGCCGACGCCGGGCGATGTCGACGTCGTGATTGCGTCGGAATTCATGGAAGCCGGTCGCTCGATCCTGCGCGGTCTGGTGACGCCCGACCGGACCACCTTGATCGCGTCGAGCCATCGCGCGCTCGCAGTGACCGAGAAGATGCCGCCCGGCATGGGGGTCGCGAACAGCAACACGGTCGACGAGGCCGTTGGCGTTACCGCCAGACAGAAGATCATTTTCGACATGGACGAACTGGCGGTTCGAAACGGCAGCGTCATCTCCGCGTCGATGTTCGGCAGCCTTGCCGCATCGGGCGCCCTGCCCTTCGCGCGCGAAGCCTATCACGCGGTCATCCGCAAGGGCGGCAAGGGCGTGGAGGCTAGCATCAGGGCGTTCGACGCCGCCTATGACCGCACCCTCAAGGGACCGGACCCGACCGAAGAATCCACGGACGACGGCAAACCGGCGCCGGTTCCTGCCAAGCTGGCATCGCGCAAGGCCGACCGTCTGTTGCAACGGCTCAGGGCAGAGCTTCCCGAAGCCGCCCACACAATGGCGTTTGCCGGTCTCCAGAAGGTAGTGGCATTCCAGGATGTCGCCTATGGCGACGAGTATCTTGATCTGCTGGCAGGTCTTCATGCCACGGACCGGCAGGCAGGCGGGGACGGGCACGACTGGCTGTTCACCAACGAAGCCGCCAAGTATCTCGCCAACGCCATGGCCTATGACGATCTTATGCGGGTGGCGGACCTGAAGACCCGCAAGGCGCGAAAAGCCCGGATCGCCAGCGAACTCAGGGTCAAGGACAACCAGATCCTGAAGACCACCGAGTTCATGCATCCGCGCATGGAGGAAGTCTCGTCCGCCCTGCCGGCCGGCTTTGCCCGCTGGCTGAGATCACGCAAGGGATTTTACGCCTGGCTCGACCGGCGCGTCGACAAGGGCCGGCACGTGAACACCTATTCCCTGCGCTGGTTCCTCGCACTCTACTTCGTGGCGCGCTGGAAGCGCATGCGGCGGGTTTCCCTGCGGCATGCCACGGAGGTGGCGCATCGCGACGAATGGCTGGAGAACGCAAAGCGGGGCCTGACCGCGCATTACGACCTCGGCGTGGAAATGCTGCGCTTCCGCCGGCTGATCAAGGGATACTCCGACACGCATGTGCGCGGACACGCCAAGTTCGACAAGGTGATGAACACCACCCTGCGGCTGCTGAACCGTGACGACGCGGCCCAGTGGGCGCGCCTGCTGTTGCTCTCCGCAGTCAAGGATCCTGAACAAAAATCTCTCAACGAGACCATACAAACGATCGAAACACATCTATGA
- a CDS encoding MarR family winged helix-turn-helix transcriptional regulator — protein sequence MPILENGVSRCFLNRCYRGRLAVMMDSLEHESNTSLEANLSRRQKAETRFWLQILNVHHLIYNDLNARLVNEAGLSIAKFDVMAQLYRYPEGISMGALSKKLKVTNGNVSGLVTRLEADGYVKRSVEPNDRRSFRASITAEGKTVFENAVAKHQTEISKKLSGIALRDIEEMTVSLKQITDQIRGTGEAEKSD from the coding sequence TTGCCTATTCTGGAAAATGGTGTCAGTAGATGCTTCCTCAATCGGTGCTATCGAGGGAGGCTTGCGGTTATGATGGACAGTCTGGAACACGAGAGCAATACATCCCTGGAAGCAAATCTCTCCCGTCGGCAAAAGGCGGAGACCAGATTCTGGCTTCAGATCCTGAATGTTCATCACCTCATCTATAATGACCTGAACGCGCGCCTTGTCAACGAGGCGGGGTTGAGCATCGCCAAGTTCGACGTGATGGCGCAACTCTATCGTTATCCCGAGGGAATTTCGATGGGCGCGCTTTCCAAAAAGCTAAAGGTGACGAACGGAAACGTCTCCGGCCTCGTCACCCGGCTGGAGGCTGACGGCTATGTCAAGAGGTCGGTCGAGCCCAACGACCGGCGCTCTTTCAGAGCCTCCATCACAGCCGAGGGCAAAACGGTATTCGAAAACGCGGTGGCGAAACACCAAACCGAGATCAGCAAGAAGCTTTCCGGCATCGCCCTGCGCGATATCGAAGAAATGACCGTAAGCCTGAAGCAGATCACCGATCAGATCAGAGGCACTGGGGAAGCAGAAAAGTCCGACTGA
- a CDS encoding cupin domain-containing protein, which yields MTDAVQSDDILGRARVKDNAELEAYYNDLAKLDTGALWTVANSIEPWQPTPASAPVLWKNSELRDQVLRALDLVRPEDAGRRVVYLLNPKRTEVSAACGWLFSGIQVMRPGERAGAHKHAASALRFIMEGAGAYTIVDGHKINLGARDFVITPNGTWHEHGIAEDGETSMWQDGLDIPLTNALEANFYAVHPDDYQTTDLPVNDSPLTYGGPGLLPLMDKWDKPYSPLMQYRWEPTYEALLNYAKVTDGSPYDGVIMRYTNPTTGGDPMLTMGAAMQLLRPSEHTKAHRHTGNAIYQVAKGEGYSVINGQRFDWKEKDIFCVPAWMWHEHCNTSSGDDACLFQFNDLPTMTKLGFYAEQGLNENDGHQVVKTN from the coding sequence ATGACTGATGCAGTACAAAGCGATGACATTCTGGGCCGCGCCCGCGTCAAGGACAATGCGGAACTCGAAGCCTACTACAATGATCTTGCCAAGCTCGACACGGGCGCCCTGTGGACGGTCGCCAACTCGATCGAACCCTGGCAGCCGACGCCGGCTTCGGCTCCGGTTCTCTGGAAGAACTCGGAACTGCGTGATCAGGTCCTGCGCGCGCTCGACCTGGTTCGCCCCGAAGACGCCGGCCGGCGCGTGGTCTATCTGCTCAACCCCAAGCGCACCGAAGTCAGCGCCGCCTGCGGCTGGCTGTTCTCCGGCATTCAGGTGATGCGGCCGGGCGAGCGGGCAGGCGCGCACAAGCACGCCGCCTCGGCCCTGCGCTTCATCATGGAAGGCGCCGGCGCCTACACGATCGTGGATGGCCACAAGATCAATCTCGGCGCCCGTGATTTCGTCATCACCCCGAACGGCACCTGGCACGAACATGGCATTGCCGAGGACGGCGAAACCAGCATGTGGCAGGACGGGCTCGATATTCCGCTGACCAATGCCCTGGAAGCCAATTTCTATGCGGTTCACCCGGACGATTACCAGACCACCGACCTGCCGGTGAACGACAGCCCGCTGACCTATGGCGGTCCCGGGCTTCTTCCGCTCATGGATAAGTGGGACAAGCCGTATTCGCCCCTGATGCAGTATCGCTGGGAGCCGACATACGAGGCCCTGCTGAACTATGCCAAGGTAACCGATGGTTCGCCCTATGACGGCGTGATCATGCGCTATACCAACCCGACCACAGGTGGCGATCCGATGCTCACCATGGGCGCGGCGATGCAGCTCCTGCGTCCTTCCGAGCACACCAAGGCGCACCGCCACACCGGCAATGCCATCTATCAGGTTGCCAAGGGTGAGGGCTATTCGGTCATCAATGGTCAGCGCTTCGACTGGAAGGAGAAGGATATCTTCTGCGTTCCGGCATGGATGTGGCACGAACACTGCAACACGTCCTCCGGCGACGATGCCTGCCTGTTCCAGTTCAACGACCTGCCGACCATGACCAAGCTGGGTTTCTACGCCGAGCAGGGCCTGAACGAAAACGACGGTCACCAGGTCGTGAAAACGAACTAA
- a CDS encoding carbon-nitrogen hydrolase family protein — MLPVHDFPKFKAAAVQASPVYLDAAATVEKVADLIAEAARNGARLIVFPEVFVPGYPYWNWITDPVTGSAWFDKLVRASVFVPGPEIDTVRAAARTHGVYVILGVNERSPVSLGALYNTLVFIGPDGAIIGKHRKLVPTWAEKLTWTGGDGSSLKVYDTEIGPLGGLACGENTNTLARFSLLAQGELVHAASYISLPVAPPDYDMAEAIKLRGQSHSFEGKVFTIISTSTISDEIIAEMEKVRPDARALLERKSSAFSGVIGPDGRVIGDGLIDDEGIVYAEIDLGKCIQPKQMHDIIGHYNRFDVFQLNVNQTVRNPIETLRAPADEAEREKGEASPEDLEPIKIRK, encoded by the coding sequence ATGCTTCCAGTACATGATTTTCCCAAATTCAAGGCGGCCGCCGTGCAGGCGAGCCCGGTCTATCTCGACGCAGCGGCAACGGTAGAGAAGGTTGCGGATCTGATCGCCGAGGCTGCCCGCAATGGCGCGCGTCTGATCGTGTTTCCGGAGGTGTTCGTTCCCGGCTATCCCTACTGGAACTGGATTACCGATCCGGTGACGGGCAGCGCCTGGTTCGACAAGCTGGTGCGCGCATCGGTGTTTGTGCCGGGGCCCGAGATCGACACGGTCCGCGCGGCGGCCCGCACCCACGGGGTCTATGTCATCCTGGGCGTGAACGAGCGTAGCCCCGTGTCGCTTGGCGCACTCTACAACACGCTGGTGTTCATCGGTCCCGACGGAGCGATCATCGGCAAGCATCGCAAGCTGGTGCCGACCTGGGCGGAAAAGCTGACCTGGACCGGCGGCGACGGTTCCAGCCTCAAGGTTTACGACACCGAGATCGGTCCCCTCGGCGGTCTCGCCTGCGGCGAAAACACCAATACGCTGGCGCGCTTTTCCCTGCTCGCTCAGGGCGAACTGGTGCATGCCGCAAGCTACATTTCGTTGCCCGTGGCGCCGCCCGATTACGATATGGCGGAGGCAATCAAGCTGCGCGGTCAGTCGCACAGCTTCGAGGGCAAGGTATTCACCATTATATCCACCTCGACCATTTCGGATGAGATCATCGCCGAAATGGAAAAGGTCCGGCCCGACGCGCGGGCGTTGCTGGAGCGCAAGTCCAGCGCGTTTTCGGGCGTTATCGGCCCGGACGGCCGTGTGATCGGGGATGGCCTGATCGACGACGAGGGGATTGTCTATGCCGAGATCGACCTCGGCAAGTGCATTCAGCCCAAGCAGATGCACGACATCATCGGCCACTATAACCGGTTCGATGTTTTCCAGCTGAATGTGAACCAGACGGTCAGAAATCCGATCGAGACGCTTCGCGCGCCCGCCGACGAGGCGGAGCGGGAGAAGGGCGAAGCTTCGCCTGAGGATTTGGAACCGATCAAGATCCGTAAATGA
- a CDS encoding thiamine pyrophosphate-dependent enzyme, whose amino-acid sequence MAERSFAKEVQDLKLGEGDVFRGEGILAITKALLQSGISYVGGYPGSPISHLMDVLADADEILEELGVNFQSMANEATAAAMLSASVMYPLRGAVAWKSTVGTNVASDALANLASGGVTGGAMVIVGEDYGEGSSIMQERTHAFAMKSQMWLLDPRPDQECIVNLIEKGFELSEESNTPVMLQVRVRSCHMHGSFVCKDNVRPQFTLADAMNNPKRDLDRIVLPPAAYEHEQEKIKRRMPAAIEFITKHKLNEFFGDKTGSKTGIIVQGGTYNSTIRALQFLGLADAYGDTKVPIYVMNVAYPTIVSEVDRFCEGLESVLVIEEGQPEYIEQSISTTLSRVRSTTRVHGKDYLPMGGDYTAEVLTDGLQRYFEDHEPARLGNRPPVPNAKPTLALPEVAKLREVVPSRPPGLCTGCPERPIFTAMKLVHEEIGEHHVSADIGCHLFSILPPFNLGATTMGYGLGGASSAAFNVKGAKRSISIMGDGGFWHNGLTSGIGNAVFNKHDGVFLIIDNFYSSATGGQDILSSRAFNKRRNTNNSIVKAVKGIGVEWVRQIDRTYDVNKMRDVLKEALTTPFEGPKVIVASSECMLNKQRRVKPQIRKAISDGKRTVTARFGVDEDVCTGDHACIRLSGCPSLSVKQLDDPLRDDPVASIDNTCVACGNCGEVADAAVLCPSFYRADVINNPSKWDRFSNRVSMSIIGFLQNTRERFAVSFEA is encoded by the coding sequence ATGGCCGAACGCTCATTTGCGAAAGAAGTACAGGACCTCAAGCTTGGAGAGGGAGACGTTTTCCGCGGCGAAGGCATTCTGGCAATCACCAAGGCCCTCCTTCAGTCCGGCATTTCCTATGTCGGCGGCTATCCCGGGTCGCCGATTTCCCACCTCATGGACGTGCTGGCCGACGCCGACGAAATCCTCGAGGAACTGGGCGTCAACTTCCAGAGCATGGCCAACGAGGCGACTGCGGCCGCGATGCTTTCCGCATCGGTGATGTACCCGTTGCGGGGCGCGGTGGCGTGGAAGTCCACGGTCGGCACCAATGTCGCATCGGACGCGCTGGCCAATCTCGCCTCGGGCGGCGTCACCGGCGGCGCGATGGTGATTGTCGGCGAGGATTACGGCGAAGGCTCCTCGATCATGCAGGAGCGCACCCATGCCTTTGCGATGAAGTCGCAGATGTGGCTGCTCGATCCACGCCCGGACCAGGAATGCATCGTCAACCTGATCGAAAAAGGGTTCGAACTTTCCGAGGAGTCCAATACGCCGGTGATGCTGCAGGTGCGCGTACGCTCCTGTCACATGCATGGCAGCTTCGTGTGCAAGGACAATGTGCGCCCGCAATTCACGCTTGCCGATGCGATGAACAATCCGAAGCGCGATCTCGATCGGATCGTCCTGCCGCCGGCGGCCTATGAGCACGAGCAGGAAAAGATCAAGCGCCGGATGCCCGCCGCGATCGAGTTCATCACCAAGCACAAGCTCAACGAGTTCTTCGGCGACAAGACCGGCAGCAAGACCGGCATCATCGTCCAGGGCGGAACCTATAACAGCACGATCCGCGCCCTGCAGTTCCTCGGCCTCGCCGACGCTTACGGCGACACCAAGGTCCCGATCTACGTGATGAACGTTGCCTATCCCACCATCGTGTCGGAAGTCGACAGGTTCTGCGAGGGGCTCGAGTCCGTTCTGGTGATCGAGGAAGGCCAGCCCGAATATATCGAGCAGTCGATTTCCACCACCCTCTCCCGCGTCCGCTCGACCACCCGGGTGCACGGCAAGGATTACCTGCCGATGGGCGGGGACTATACCGCAGAGGTGCTCACCGACGGGCTGCAGCGCTATTTCGAGGATCATGAGCCCGCCCGCCTCGGCAACCGGCCGCCCGTGCCAAACGCCAAGCCAACGCTTGCCCTGCCGGAGGTGGCAAAACTCAGGGAGGTGGTGCCGTCGCGTCCGCCCGGTCTTTGCACGGGCTGTCCAGAACGCCCAATCTTCACGGCGATGAAGCTGGTTCACGAGGAAATCGGCGAGCACCACGTCTCGGCCGACATCGGCTGTCACCTGTTCTCGATCCTGCCGCCCTTCAACCTCGGCGCCACCACGATGGGCTATGGCCTCGGTGGGGCATCGTCGGCGGCCTTCAACGTCAAGGGCGCAAAGCGCTCGATATCGATCATGGGCGACGGCGGGTTCTGGCACAACGGCCTGACCAGCGGCATCGGCAATGCCGTCTTCAACAAGCACGACGGCGTCTTCCTGATCATCGACAACTTCTATTCCTCCGCCACGGGCGGACAGGACATCCTGTCGTCGCGCGCTTTCAATAAGCGGAGAAACACCAACAACAGCATCGTCAAGGCGGTCAAGGGCATCGGCGTGGAATGGGTCCGCCAGATCGATCGCACCTATGACGTCAACAAGATGCGCGATGTCCTCAAGGAGGCGCTGACCACGCCGTTCGAGGGGCCGAAGGTGATCGTCGCGTCATCCGAGTGCATGCTCAACAAGCAGCGCCGCGTGAAGCCGCAGATCAGAAAGGCCATCAGCGACGGCAAGCGGACGGTCACGGCGCGGTTCGGCGTCGATGAGGACGTGTGCACCGGCGATCATGCCTGCATCCGGCTTTCGGGCTGTCCGTCGCTCTCGGTGAAGCAGCTCGACGACCCGCTGCGCGACGATCCGGTGGCCTCGATCGACAACACCTGCGTGGCATGCGGCAATTGCGGCGAAGTGGCGGACGCGGCGGTTCTCTGCCCGAGCTTCTACCGCGCCGACGTCATCAACAACCCATCGAAGTGGGACCGGTTTTCCAACAGGGTTTCGATGAGCATCATCGGCTTCCTGCAGAACACCCGCGAACGTTTCGCCGTAAGCTTCGAGGCCTGA
- a CDS encoding flavin reductase family protein, translating into MQTNPENFRQAMAMFPGAVTVVTTGEGDDRRGMTATAVCSVTDDPPSLLVCINRKAETGAEITRNGRFCVQLLNDQDHALALRFAGTAGLRGAEKFEPGRWKTCSLGMPRLEGARAALSCVVTAKHDVGSHRIFVGEIRDIELSTDGEALVYVRSAFRSLMPQG; encoded by the coding sequence ATGCAAACCAATCCTGAGAATTTCCGCCAGGCCATGGCGATGTTTCCCGGCGCTGTCACCGTCGTGACGACGGGCGAGGGCGATGACCGTCGCGGCATGACGGCGACGGCGGTCTGCTCGGTTACGGATGATCCGCCAAGCCTGCTTGTCTGCATCAACCGCAAGGCTGAGACGGGAGCCGAAATAACGCGGAATGGACGGTTCTGCGTGCAATTGCTGAACGATCAGGATCATGCCCTGGCGCTCCGCTTTGCAGGGACCGCCGGCCTGCGCGGCGCTGAAAAATTCGAGCCAGGCCGCTGGAAGACCTGCAGCCTAGGCATGCCGCGCCTCGAAGGCGCCCGGGCTGCGCTTTCCTGCGTGGTCACGGCCAAGCACGATGTCGGTAGTCACCGCATATTCGTCGGCGAGATCAGGGACATCGAACTTTCGACAGACGGCGAAGCGCTTGTCTATGTCCGGTCGGCTTTCAGGAGCCTGATGCCGCAAGGCTGA
- a CDS encoding acyl-CoA thioesterase, producing the protein MNDQNIALQQEIPSPLTAEALPPSCWSFKVTIRHGHCDPAGIVYTPKFFDLFNHAIEGWFIEVLGIDYYHVIGERRTGLGYVTASADFFAPCMMGNKLEIFVRVVRIGSKSYTLMLHAMKEGREALRGHFTTVTTSLDHHKSIVIPADIKAAIVAYSGKWCQ; encoded by the coding sequence ATGAATGACCAGAACATAGCGCTCCAGCAAGAAATTCCCTCTCCCCTGACCGCCGAGGCGCTACCGCCGTCGTGCTGGTCGTTCAAGGTAACCATCCGGCACGGCCATTGCGATCCCGCCGGCATCGTCTACACCCCCAAGTTCTTCGACCTGTTCAATCACGCCATCGAAGGCTGGTTCATCGAGGTTTTGGGAATCGACTATTACCACGTCATCGGTGAACGCCGGACGGGTCTCGGCTATGTCACGGCATCGGCCGATTTCTTCGCGCCCTGCATGATGGGCAACAAGCTTGAGATTTTCGTGCGCGTCGTTCGGATTGGAAGCAAATCCTACACATTGATGCTGCATGCGATGAAAGAGGGTCGCGAGGCGTTGCGCGGACATTTCACCACCGTCACGACCTCGCTCGATCACCACAAGTCCATCGTTATTCCAGCGGATATCAAGGCGGCAATAGTTGCCTATTCTGGAAAATGGTGTCAGTAG
- a CDS encoding acyl-CoA dehydrogenase family protein — MTASSQALRATDIATTSVDGATLTKTPEFEELLAIIAERQREFEELRHIPRDVIALMKKARIFRSATPTRFGGDALAPHHFLRMIDAIATVDGSAAWVAAFGSANTYTAALSVEAQEIMYRDGPDQVFAGGLHPVQEAVRVGGGWRVSGQWKFASGCMGADWIGVGIAGRREGESADAPPVVMMAVAPAEEVEIIETWDVSGMQGTGSHDTRVRDKFYSDAWICERGAPGIFDDLLYRYPAMAYQAEVHAACNLGLARAAIDQAISVSGAAKIMVGHSRLCDRGYFLTGIGECEAKLRSARAFFYEAAEAAWDSLLKGNTVSVVENTMLRLSASNAARTGAEIVQHCYRIAGMGVISKDNPMQRYLRDAMVVTQHAAVADLTFESAGRVLAGLDAPRGYP, encoded by the coding sequence ATGACGGCCTCTAGCCAAGCCTTGCGTGCGACTGACATCGCTACGACCAGTGTCGATGGCGCCACACTGACTAAAACTCCCGAATTCGAAGAGCTTCTGGCCATCATAGCAGAACGACAGCGTGAGTTCGAGGAGCTGCGCCATATTCCCCGCGATGTTATTGCACTCATGAAAAAGGCTAGGATCTTCCGCTCCGCGACGCCGACCCGGTTCGGCGGCGATGCGCTCGCGCCGCATCATTTCCTCAGGATGATTGATGCGATTGCTACTGTCGATGGCTCGGCCGCTTGGGTTGCGGCCTTTGGTTCTGCCAATACCTACACGGCGGCCCTTTCCGTCGAAGCGCAGGAAATCATGTATCGGGACGGCCCCGACCAGGTTTTTGCCGGCGGATTGCACCCGGTTCAGGAGGCGGTGCGGGTCGGTGGCGGCTGGCGGGTTTCTGGCCAGTGGAAGTTCGCCTCGGGCTGCATGGGCGCCGACTGGATCGGCGTTGGCATTGCCGGCCGCCGCGAGGGCGAAAGCGCCGATGCGCCGCCGGTGGTGATGATGGCGGTGGCGCCGGCGGAAGAGGTCGAGATTATCGAGACCTGGGACGTCTCGGGCATGCAGGGCACCGGCAGCCATGATACTCGCGTGAGGGACAAGTTCTATTCCGACGCCTGGATTTGCGAGCGTGGCGCGCCCGGTATTTTCGATGATCTTCTCTATCGCTATCCGGCGATGGCCTATCAGGCCGAGGTTCACGCCGCCTGCAACCTCGGTCTGGCGCGCGCCGCGATCGATCAGGCGATATCGGTCTCCGGAGCCGCCAAGATCATGGTTGGCCATTCAAGACTCTGCGACCGGGGCTATTTTCTGACCGGGATCGGCGAATGCGAAGCGAAACTGCGCAGCGCAAGGGCATTCTTCTATGAAGCCGCCGAGGCTGCCTGGGACAGCCTGCTGAAGGGGAACACGGTTTCGGTCGTGGAAAACACGATGCTGCGGCTGAGCGCCAGCAATGCCGCCCGCACCGGGGCCGAGATCGTGCAGCATTGTTACCGGATCGCTGGCATGGGCGTCATCAGCAAGGATAATCCGATGCAGCGCTATCTGCGCGATGCCATGGTGGTCACGCAGCATGCCGCCGTCGCGGATCTGACGTTTGAAAGCGCCGGCCGCGTTCTTGCCGGCCTCGATGCGCCGCGCGGTTATCCGTAG